A part of Roseitalea porphyridii genomic DNA contains:
- a CDS encoding DUF983 domain-containing protein, with protein sequence MAHADPYEDYPPLKPQQTGLVGKCPRCGRGRLFSGFLAMADRCEVCGLDYDFADPADGPAFFVITFACIPVVAFAVWMEVAIGAPYWLNALLTLPLLVLFCILPLRPLKGLLVAQQFIHNAHEGAIAGPEDRHGPGRR encoded by the coding sequence ATGGCTCACGCCGATCCATATGAGGATTATCCGCCGCTCAAGCCGCAGCAGACAGGCCTTGTCGGCAAGTGCCCGCGATGCGGGCGCGGCCGTCTTTTCTCGGGCTTTCTGGCGATGGCCGACCGGTGCGAGGTCTGTGGTCTCGACTATGATTTCGCCGATCCGGCCGACGGACCGGCTTTTTTCGTGATCACGTTCGCCTGCATCCCGGTGGTCGCCTTTGCCGTCTGGATGGAGGTCGCGATCGGCGCGCCCTACTGGCTGAACGCCCTCCTGACGCTGCCGCTTCTGGTGCTGTTCTGCATCCTGCCGCTGCGGCCGCTCAAGGGATTGCTGGTCGCCCAGCAGTTCATTCACAACGCCCACGAGGGCGCGATCGCAGGCCCGGAGGACCGGCATGGTCCCGGACGGCGTTAA
- a CDS encoding DNA-packaging protein: MALREAQKPPRHRRWSTWLLLGGRGSGKTRAGAEWVHGLASAVRPFARTVTSPIALVGETLADVREVMIDGPAGILACARYNRPVYEVTRRRLVWPNGAVAQAFSAHDPGSLRGPQFAAAWCDEAMKWPHPREAWDMLQFGLRLGDWPRLAATTTPRPLKLLAEIMADAATVTTRMKTADNAANLAGTFLATMRKRYGGTRLGRQELDAEILAEREDALWTRAMLDRVRIGAPADYARVVLAVDPPASAKHTSDACGIVVAGMTDDGAIHVLGDHSVSAAAPSQWAGRAVAAYHAAGADILVAEVNQGGDMVKSVIATVDSSINVRAVRATRGKWLRAEPVAALYEQGRVRHVGVLAELEDEMCDFGLDGLSSNRSPDRLDALVWAIAELVAGAGGKPRVRAVR, encoded by the coding sequence CTGGCGCTGCGTGAAGCGCAGAAGCCGCCGCGTCACCGACGCTGGTCGACCTGGCTGCTGCTGGGGGGCAGAGGCTCGGGCAAGACACGCGCCGGCGCCGAATGGGTGCATGGGCTGGCCAGCGCTGTCCGCCCGTTTGCCCGGACGGTGACGAGCCCGATCGCGCTGGTCGGCGAGACGCTCGCCGATGTGCGCGAGGTCATGATCGACGGACCCGCAGGCATTCTGGCATGTGCCCGCTACAATCGGCCGGTCTATGAAGTCACGCGCCGGCGTCTCGTCTGGCCGAACGGCGCGGTGGCGCAGGCCTTTTCGGCGCATGACCCGGGCAGTTTGCGCGGCCCGCAGTTCGCCGCCGCATGGTGCGATGAAGCGATGAAATGGCCGCACCCGCGCGAAGCCTGGGACATGCTGCAGTTCGGTTTGAGGCTCGGCGACTGGCCGCGCCTGGCCGCAACGACGACACCGCGACCGCTGAAGCTGCTGGCCGAGATCATGGCCGACGCGGCGACGGTCACGACGAGGATGAAGACGGCCGACAACGCGGCCAACCTCGCCGGCACGTTCCTGGCGACGATGCGCAAGCGCTATGGCGGCACGCGTCTTGGCCGGCAGGAACTTGATGCCGAAATCCTCGCCGAGCGCGAGGACGCGCTTTGGACGCGCGCCATGCTCGATCGCGTCCGCATCGGCGCGCCCGCCGACTATGCGCGTGTCGTTTTGGCCGTCGATCCGCCCGCCAGCGCGAAGCATACGTCGGACGCCTGCGGCATCGTCGTCGCCGGCATGACCGACGATGGCGCGATCCACGTTCTCGGCGACCATTCGGTGAGCGCGGCCGCCCCGAGCCAATGGGCGGGCCGGGCGGTCGCGGCCTATCACGCGGCCGGGGCCGACATTTTGGTGGCCGAGGTCAACCAGGGCGGCGACATGGTCAAAAGCGTGATCGCGACCGTCGACTCAAGCATAAACGTGCGCGCCGTGCGGGCGACACGCGGCAAGTGGCTGCGCGCCGAACCGGTTGCCGCGCTCTACGAGCAGGGCCGGGTGCGCCATGTCGGCGTACTGGCCGAACTCGAAGACGAGATGTGCGATTTCGGCCTCGACGGGCTGTCCTCGAACCGTTCGCCCGACCGGCTCGACGCGCTCGTGTGGGCGATCGCCGAGCTCGTCGCGGGCGCCGGCGGCAAGCCGCGCGTTCGCGCGGTCAGATAG
- a CDS encoding phage portal protein: MNRLFDWLARGRAGVAPVRDRTEAAPQAKSAVAQGFVAMHTMLDADWTHASFAALAREGFMRNPIVHRCVRMISEAAAAVPWLVYDGATELSDHPLAAALARPNPAQSRMAFIETVFGNLLLSGNAFLERVEAVGERVHLYSLRPDRVRFETDARGWPVRCVHETIDGPRVIPVDDAGSARLLHLSLYNPLSEADGFAPLEAALMALDVHNAAAQWNKALLDNAARPSGALIYAPGDGSNLSPEQYDQLKKELEDGYSGALNAGRPLLLEGGLDWKAMGLTPRDMDFIEAKNSASRDIALAFGVPPMLLGIPGDNTYSNYQEAQRAFYRLTVLPLLRRTTEEIGHWLAPLYAGRVRIDVDLDQVEGLAAERDALWARLEGASFLTDAEKRAAVGYSPEP, translated from the coding sequence ATGAACCGGCTGTTCGACTGGCTCGCCAGAGGGCGCGCCGGCGTCGCGCCCGTGCGCGACCGCACCGAGGCGGCGCCGCAGGCCAAGTCCGCCGTGGCGCAGGGATTTGTCGCCATGCACACCATGCTCGATGCGGACTGGACGCACGCATCGTTCGCCGCGCTCGCCCGCGAAGGCTTCATGCGCAACCCGATTGTCCATCGTTGCGTGCGCATGATTTCCGAAGCGGCGGCGGCGGTGCCGTGGCTCGTCTATGACGGCGCGACCGAACTCTCCGACCATCCGCTTGCCGCCGCGCTCGCCCGGCCCAATCCGGCGCAGTCGCGCATGGCTTTCATCGAAACGGTCTTCGGCAATCTCCTGCTGTCGGGCAATGCCTTTCTCGAACGCGTCGAAGCGGTCGGTGAGCGGGTGCACCTTTACAGCCTGCGGCCTGACCGGGTGCGTTTCGAGACCGATGCCCGCGGATGGCCAGTGCGCTGCGTGCACGAGACCATCGACGGTCCGCGTGTGATCCCGGTCGACGATGCCGGCAGCGCGCGCCTTTTGCACCTGTCGCTCTACAATCCCCTGAGCGAGGCCGACGGGTTCGCTCCGCTCGAAGCGGCGCTGATGGCGCTCGATGTCCACAATGCCGCCGCCCAATGGAACAAGGCGCTGCTCGACAATGCCGCCCGCCCCTCGGGGGCGCTGATCTATGCGCCGGGCGATGGCTCCAACCTGTCGCCCGAACAGTACGACCAGCTCAAGAAGGAGCTCGAGGACGGCTATTCGGGCGCGCTCAACGCCGGTCGGCCGCTGCTGCTCGAAGGGGGGCTCGACTGGAAGGCGATGGGCCTGACGCCAAGGGACATGGACTTCATCGAGGCCAAGAACTCGGCCAGCCGCGACATCGCGCTCGCCTTCGGCGTGCCGCCCATGCTGCTCGGCATTCCCGGCGACAACACCTATTCGAACTATCAGGAAGCCCAGCGCGCCTTCTACCGGCTGACCGTGCTGCCGCTGCTGCGCCGCACGACCGAGGAGATCGGCCACTGGCTCGCCCCGCTCTATGCCGGCCGCGTGCGCATCGACGTCGACCTCGACCAGGTCGAGGGCCTTGCCGCCGAACGCGATGCGCTTTGGGCTCGGCTCGAGGGCGCGTCCTTCCTCACCGACGCCGAAAAGCGCGCCGCGGTCGGCTATTCGCCCGAGCCCTGA
- a CDS encoding DUF6107 family protein has product MTDINPAGTVWLAKVAGAVAGSAISLAYLFPRTRREAALRFLTGVTGGVVFGTTAGVAVAQRLAIADVLSDTETVLMGAALASVSIWWAMGIAIRFADRNGRLTGAGGQATSSKDEGS; this is encoded by the coding sequence ATGACCGACATCAACCCGGCCGGCACGGTGTGGCTGGCCAAGGTGGCGGGCGCGGTCGCCGGCTCGGCGATCTCGCTCGCCTACCTGTTCCCGCGCACCCGGCGCGAGGCGGCGCTGCGCTTTCTGACCGGCGTTACCGGCGGGGTCGTTTTCGGCACGACGGCGGGCGTGGCGGTCGCCCAGCGGCTCGCGATCGCCGATGTGCTTTCGGACACCGAGACGGTGCTGATGGGCGCCGCGCTCGCCTCGGTCAGCATCTGGTGGGCGATGGGGATCGCCATCCGCTTCGCCGACCGCAACGGCCGCCTGACCGGTGCGGGCGGGCAGGCCACTTCCAGCAAGGACGAGGGATCATGA
- a CDS encoding HK97 family phage prohead protease, whose product MSVTETKFAGTELTHVDETGTFSGYASIFDAVDLGQELVAPGAFARSLAEKGAGGIRMLFQHNPDEPIGTWLKIVEDGHGLKVEGRINTDVARGREVLSLMRAGGLDGLSIGFRTVRAKTDPATGVRHILEADLWEISIVTFPMLPEARIAAVKAASLPTVRQFERWLVRDAGLTRRQARTVITKGFAALDRGRDAASGTAARDGLRLSGAIRRATDLINRKTQELRS is encoded by the coding sequence ATGAGCGTCACCGAGACCAAGTTCGCCGGCACCGAACTCACCCATGTCGACGAGACAGGGACCTTTTCGGGTTATGCCAGCATCTTCGACGCTGTCGATCTGGGCCAGGAACTGGTCGCGCCCGGCGCCTTTGCCCGATCGCTCGCCGAAAAGGGCGCCGGCGGCATCCGCATGCTGTTCCAGCACAATCCCGACGAGCCGATCGGCACCTGGCTGAAGATCGTCGAGGACGGCCACGGCCTGAAGGTGGAAGGACGCATCAACACAGATGTCGCGCGCGGCCGCGAGGTGCTCTCGCTGATGCGCGCCGGCGGCCTTGACGGCCTGTCGATCGGCTTCCGGACCGTGCGCGCCAAGACCGATCCGGCGACCGGCGTCCGGCACATTCTCGAAGCCGATCTGTGGGAGATCTCCATCGTCACCTTTCCGATGCTGCCCGAGGCGCGCATCGCGGCGGTCAAGGCCGCCTCGCTGCCGACCGTCAGGCAGTTCGAACGCTGGCTCGTGCGCGATGCCGGGCTGACGCGCAGGCAGGCCAGGACGGTCATCACCAAGGGCTTTGCCGCACTGGATCGCGGGCGGGACGCCGCATCCGGAACCGCCGCGCGGGACGGTTTGCGCCTTTCGGGCGCCATCCGCCGCGCGACAGACCTGATCAACCGCAAGACACAAGAACTGCGATCATGA
- a CDS encoding phage major capsid protein — translation MTKLKSRKRAPATKAAPAAAPVKPLPASHAQDVAEAFDDFMRAFEAFKQANDERLRELETQLGEDAVSADKVDRINDAVDEQKRVLERLIAKASRPGAGGALFGASGEHKAAFERYVRKGDENGLRRLEGKAMSYGSGPDGGFLVPPETETAIAGRLRDLSPIRALATVRQVTGAVLKKPFATNGPEVGWVGETDARPQTDTATLAELSFPTAEIYAMPAATAMLLEDSAVDIDQWITAEVEAAFAEQEGAAFIAGNGTNKPRGLLDYTKVDETSWSWGNIGYIATGTDADLPADDAAGVLLDTVYALKAGYRQNGNWLMSRKTQAAIRKLKDTDGNYIWQPPATADQKPSLMGFAVHEAEDMPVIGSDSFSIAFGDFARGYLVVDRRGISVLRDPYSAKPYVLFYTTKRVGGGVQDFDAIKLVKFGVS, via the coding sequence ATGACGAAACTCAAAAGCCGGAAGCGTGCGCCCGCCACCAAGGCCGCACCCGCCGCCGCGCCGGTCAAGCCGCTTCCCGCCTCCCATGCCCAGGATGTCGCCGAAGCGTTCGACGACTTCATGCGCGCCTTCGAGGCGTTCAAGCAGGCCAATGACGAGCGCCTGCGCGAACTCGAAACCCAGCTCGGCGAGGACGCGGTCTCGGCCGACAAGGTCGACCGGATCAACGATGCAGTCGACGAGCAGAAGCGCGTGCTCGAACGGCTGATCGCCAAGGCCTCGCGTCCGGGCGCGGGCGGCGCGCTGTTCGGCGCATCGGGCGAGCACAAGGCCGCCTTCGAGCGCTATGTGCGCAAGGGCGACGAGAACGGTCTCCGGCGTCTCGAGGGCAAGGCGATGTCCTATGGCTCGGGACCCGATGGCGGCTTTCTGGTGCCGCCCGAGACCGAAACGGCCATTGCCGGCCGGCTGCGCGACCTGTCGCCGATCCGGGCGCTGGCGACCGTGCGTCAGGTGACCGGCGCCGTGCTCAAGAAGCCATTCGCCACCAACGGGCCCGAAGTTGGCTGGGTCGGCGAGACCGACGCCCGGCCCCAGACCGACACGGCGACGCTCGCCGAACTGTCGTTCCCGACCGCCGAGATCTACGCCATGCCGGCGGCCACCGCCATGCTGCTCGAGGACAGCGCCGTCGACATCGACCAGTGGATCACCGCCGAGGTGGAAGCGGCCTTCGCCGAACAGGAGGGCGCCGCCTTCATCGCCGGCAACGGCACCAACAAGCCAAGGGGCCTTCTGGACTACACCAAGGTCGACGAGACGAGCTGGAGCTGGGGCAATATCGGCTATATCGCCACCGGCACCGACGCCGATCTGCCCGCCGACGATGCCGCCGGTGTCCTTCTCGACACGGTCTACGCGCTCAAGGCCGGTTACCGCCAGAACGGCAACTGGCTGATGAGCCGCAAGACCCAGGCCGCGATCCGCAAGCTCAAGGACACGGACGGCAACTATATCTGGCAGCCGCCGGCCACCGCCGACCAGAAGCCCTCGCTGATGGGCTTTGCCGTCCACGAGGCCGAGGACATGCCGGTGATCGGCTCGGACAGCTTCTCGATCGCCTTCGGCGACTTCGCCCGGGGCTATCTGGTCGTCGACCGGCGCGGCATCTCGGTGCTGCGCGATCCCTATTCCGCCAAGCCTTACGTGCTGTTCTACACCACCAAGCGCGTCGGCGGCGGGGTCCAGGATTTCGACGCCATCAAGCTGGTCAAGTTCGGCGTGAGCTGA
- a CDS encoding head-tail connector protein, whose product MISMPLGGPAAPPVTVNDAKAHMRVTHDAEDALIGELIDAAGRFLTEDTGIALTDQDWRLSLSGAPSGPIALPRYPVASIIAVTVYDAEGAPALLDGGAYRLDFRCRPATLTFEPGTVPATTSGIEVDFRAGFGATAVEVPDTLRRAVMALVAHWYEFRAAYDAADQPVAIPMAYSRLVRAWRRIGV is encoded by the coding sequence ATGATTTCGATGCCGCTTGGCGGACCGGCCGCGCCGCCGGTGACCGTGAACGATGCCAAGGCGCATATGCGCGTCACCCATGATGCCGAGGACGCGCTGATCGGCGAACTGATCGACGCCGCCGGCCGCTTCCTGACCGAGGATACGGGCATCGCGCTGACCGATCAGGACTGGCGTCTGTCGCTCTCCGGGGCGCCGTCCGGCCCAATCGCTCTGCCGCGCTATCCGGTCGCCTCGATCATCGCGGTGACCGTCTATGACGCCGAAGGCGCGCCCGCCCTGCTCGATGGCGGCGCCTACCGGCTCGACTTCCGCTGCCGGCCGGCGACCCTGACGTTCGAACCCGGCACCGTTCCGGCGACGACCAGCGGCATCGAGGTCGATTTCCGCGCCGGGTTCGGCGCCACCGCCGTCGAGGTGCCCGATACTCTCCGGCGCGCGGTGATGGCGCTCGTCGCCCATTGGTATGAGTTCCGCGCGGCCTATGACGCCGCCGACCAGCCCGTCGCCATTCCCATGGCCTATTCGCGTCTGGTGCGCGCCTGGCGCCGGATCGGCGTCTGA
- a CDS encoding head-tail adaptor protein: MAREPVDPGRLRTQFALQQLSAAPDAHGGFTEVWTHVAFVWGVVEATGPSEPVRAGDAEPVIARTIVLRADPRVQPAMRLIAGTERFIVGTVHDPDMTGRFLECRVETEVPA, from the coding sequence ATGGCCCGCGAACCCGTCGATCCGGGCCGGCTGCGCACGCAGTTCGCGCTCCAGCAGCTCTCGGCCGCGCCCGACGCCCATGGCGGCTTCACCGAGGTCTGGACCCATGTCGCCTTCGTCTGGGGCGTGGTCGAGGCCACGGGGCCGAGCGAACCGGTGCGCGCCGGCGATGCCGAACCGGTCATCGCCCGCACCATCGTCCTGCGCGCCGATCCGCGCGTGCAACCCGCCATGCGGCTGATCGCCGGAACCGAACGCTTCATCGTCGGCACGGTCCACGATCCGGACATGACCGGCCGGTTCCTTGAATGCCGCGTCGAAACCGAGGTGCCCGCATGA
- a CDS encoding DUF3168 domain-containing protein, translating to MIDDLHLWLFGLLSGDAALRAELGDPPSIFDRPPPRRALPAVYLGRIEASDWSTDDGPGQAFIATIEVYARGSNRSGLYPITDRIGALIAGAAPVTAGGTRIVLATQLTAAYAHERAQSAFRGTLRLRFLCEPAA from the coding sequence GTGATCGACGATCTGCACCTTTGGCTGTTCGGGCTCCTGTCGGGCGATGCGGCGCTGCGCGCGGAGCTGGGCGATCCGCCTTCGATCTTCGACCGGCCGCCACCGCGCCGCGCCTTGCCGGCGGTCTATCTGGGCCGCATCGAGGCGAGCGACTGGAGCACCGACGACGGGCCCGGCCAGGCATTCATCGCCACGATCGAAGTCTATGCGCGCGGATCCAACCGGAGCGGCCTTTACCCGATCACCGATCGCATCGGCGCGCTGATCGCGGGCGCGGCACCGGTGACGGCCGGCGGCACGCGGATCGTTCTCGCCACCCAACTGACGGCGGCCTACGCGCACGAACGCGCGCAGTCCGCCTTCCGCGGCACGCTGCGCTTGCGCTTCCTGTGCGAGCCGGCCGCCTGA
- a CDS encoding phage major tail protein, TP901-1 family: protein MAAQRGKDILLKLFDDGAQAFVSVAGLRTKRIAFGAQSVDITDTESAGRWRELLGGAGVRRVSVSGTGIFKDAASDALVRQAFFDGTIAQWQIVIPDFGTITGAFSITALDYAGNHDGEVTFELALESAAEPAFGAL from the coding sequence ATGGCAGCCCAGCGCGGCAAGGACATCCTTCTCAAGCTCTTTGACGACGGCGCCCAGGCCTTCGTCTCGGTCGCCGGCCTGCGCACCAAGCGCATCGCCTTCGGCGCCCAGAGCGTCGACATCACCGACACCGAATCGGCCGGCCGCTGGCGCGAACTGCTCGGCGGCGCCGGCGTCAGGCGTGTCTCGGTCTCGGGCACCGGCATCTTCAAGGACGCCGCCTCGGACGCGCTGGTGCGGCAGGCCTTCTTCGACGGCACGATCGCGCAATGGCAGATCGTCATCCCCGATTTCGGCACGATCACCGGAGCGTTCTCGATCACCGCGCTCGACTATGCCGGCAACCATGATGGCGAGGTGACGTTCGAACTGGCGCTCGAATCGGCCGCTGAGCCGGCCTTCGGGGCGCTGTGA
- a CDS encoding gene transfer agent family protein, which yields MMLVNRKRGEIVANLGGKDRCLCLTLGALARLESAFAVSDLAALGERFSSGRLSARDLMVIIHAGLEGGGHTFALDDVAEMQVDGGIAGYAAIVSDLLAATFGEAGADG from the coding sequence GTGATGCTGGTCAACCGCAAGCGCGGCGAGATCGTCGCCAATCTGGGCGGCAAGGACCGGTGCCTGTGCCTGACGCTCGGCGCGCTCGCACGGCTCGAAAGCGCCTTCGCCGTCTCCGATCTCGCCGCGCTCGGCGAGCGCTTTTCGTCGGGCAGGCTGTCGGCGCGCGATCTGATGGTGATCATCCATGCCGGGCTTGAAGGGGGCGGGCACACCTTCGCGCTCGACGATGTCGCCGAGATGCAGGTCGATGGCGGCATCGCCGGTTATGCGGCCATCGTCAGCGACCTGCTGGCGGCGACCTTCGGGGAAGCGGGCGCCGATGGCTGA
- a CDS encoding rcc01693 family protein: MADRPFPWADAMRFGLGVLCLAPADFWAMTPRELAAAMGALGGSAQPPPDRYALDRLLSEFPDHQDIAHG, translated from the coding sequence ATGGCTGACCGGCCGTTTCCGTGGGCCGATGCGATGCGCTTCGGCCTGGGCGTGCTGTGCCTTGCGCCGGCGGACTTCTGGGCGATGACGCCGCGCGAACTCGCCGCGGCCATGGGCGCGCTCGGCGGCAGCGCGCAGCCACCACCCGACCGCTACGCGCTCGACCGGCTGCTCAGTGAGTTTCCCGACCATCAGGACATTGCCCATGGATGA
- a CDS encoding phage tail tape measure protein, translating into MDEQIVVTVDADTTKLEEALGRVERKAKGFGSTVTRAFRDIAFEGKSVEDVFRSIAMSVAGRALDAGLAPLQSALDGFAARSFGGLVGGIRPFAMGGVATTGLFAGNGGVLAAPAYFPHEGGAGVAGEAGAEAILPLRRGADGTLGVSAGDPGGAAPTVVVNISTPDVKGFERSQSQISAALTRAVMRGRRGV; encoded by the coding sequence ATGGATGAGCAGATCGTCGTCACCGTCGATGCCGACACGACCAAGCTCGAGGAAGCCCTCGGCCGCGTCGAGCGAAAGGCCAAAGGCTTCGGCAGCACCGTCACCCGGGCCTTCCGCGACATCGCCTTCGAGGGCAAGTCGGTCGAGGACGTCTTCCGCTCGATCGCGATGAGCGTTGCCGGCCGCGCCCTCGATGCCGGGCTCGCCCCTCTCCAGAGTGCGCTCGACGGGTTCGCCGCGCGCTCCTTCGGTGGCCTTGTCGGCGGGATCAGGCCGTTCGCCATGGGCGGCGTCGCCACGACCGGCCTGTTCGCCGGCAATGGCGGCGTGCTCGCCGCACCGGCCTATTTTCCCCACGAAGGCGGCGCGGGCGTTGCGGGCGAGGCCGGCGCCGAGGCGATCCTGCCGCTCCGGCGCGGCGCCGACGGCACGCTCGGTGTGAGCGCCGGCGACCCGGGCGGGGCGGCACCCACCGTGGTCGTCAATATCTCGACGCCGGACGTCAAAGGCTTCGAGCGTTCGCAATCCCAGATCAGCGCGGCGCTCACGCGCGCGGTCATGCGTGGCCGGCGCGGCGTCTGA
- a CDS encoding DUF2460 domain-containing protein: protein MSAFHDVAFTVRQPFGVQVATQRRVDVVALASGHETRNARTADALRRYTIPVGTRPIAEIRAILSFFEARGGPLHAFRFRDPVEPSTAADGGAPSAVDASVGIGDGTVTDFQLRTASGRTIRKPDAQTVLVALDGVAVDPADYTVGQSTGLVAFATPPGSGVLVTAGCLFDVPVRFENQSLSVTRADPESGSLDDLVLMEVIA from the coding sequence TTGTCCGCATTCCATGATGTGGCGTTTACCGTGCGCCAGCCCTTCGGCGTTCAGGTCGCAACGCAGCGCCGCGTCGATGTCGTCGCGCTCGCTTCGGGCCATGAGACCCGCAATGCGCGCACGGCCGATGCGCTGCGCCGCTACACGATTCCGGTGGGCACGCGGCCCATCGCCGAGATACGCGCCATCCTGTCCTTCTTCGAAGCGCGGGGCGGTCCGCTGCACGCGTTCCGCTTCCGCGATCCCGTCGAGCCGTCGACGGCCGCTGATGGCGGCGCGCCTTCGGCGGTCGATGCGTCGGTCGGCATTGGCGATGGCACCGTCACCGACTTCCAGCTTCGCACTGCGAGCGGGCGGACGATCCGCAAGCCCGACGCGCAAACCGTGCTCGTCGCGCTCGACGGTGTGGCGGTCGATCCCGCCGACTATACGGTCGGTCAATCGACGGGACTGGTCGCGTTTGCGACACCGCCCGGCAGCGGCGTGCTCGTCACCGCCGGCTGTTTGTTCGACGTGCCCGTGCGGTTCGAAAACCAGAGCCTTTCGGTGACGCGCGCCGATCCTGAAAGCGGATCGCTCGACGATCTGGTGCTGATGGAGGTGATCGCATGA
- a CDS encoding DUF2163 domain-containing protein yields MKTLHPGLQAHLEGDVTTVCMVWIVTRADGERLGFTDHDRPLTVRGVTCEPETGFSAGAAEASLGLGGDISDVSGALASDRIADADIERGLYDGADVALYLVDWQAPETATLLRRFHVGEIVREGPAFRAELRSLSAALDQPRGRYFTRQCDAALGDARCGFDLAGTPGFSDAGTVAATDDARVVDLGGIAPFADRWYDHGTLRFDTGARAGDLLAVQTVRPLEAGQVRVALREPVGVAPAIGDQATLMAGCDKRFETCKARFGNHLNFRGFPHMPGDDRALGYLRQDDVFDGGPLVP; encoded by the coding sequence ATGAAGACGCTGCATCCGGGCCTTCAGGCGCATCTTGAGGGCGACGTCACCACGGTCTGCATGGTCTGGATCGTCACCCGCGCCGATGGCGAAAGGCTCGGCTTCACCGACCATGACCGGCCGCTGACTGTCAGGGGCGTGACCTGCGAGCCCGAGACCGGCTTTTCGGCGGGCGCTGCGGAAGCCTCGCTCGGCCTTGGTGGCGACATCTCCGATGTTTCCGGCGCGCTTGCCTCGGACCGCATCGCCGACGCCGACATCGAGCGCGGCCTCTATGACGGGGCCGATGTCGCGCTCTATCTGGTCGACTGGCAGGCGCCGGAGACCGCAACGCTGCTGCGCCGGTTTCACGTCGGCGAGATCGTGCGCGAGGGACCGGCGTTCCGGGCCGAACTGCGCAGCCTGTCGGCGGCACTCGACCAGCCGCGCGGCCGCTACTTCACGCGCCAGTGCGACGCCGCGCTCGGCGATGCGCGCTGCGGCTTCGATCTGGCCGGCACGCCGGGCTTTTCCGATGCGGGGACCGTCGCGGCGACCGATGATGCCCGGGTCGTCGATCTCGGTGGCATCGCGCCGTTCGCCGACCGCTGGTACGACCATGGCACGCTGCGCTTCGATACCGGCGCGCGCGCCGGCGACTTGCTCGCCGTGCAGACCGTGCGTCCGCTCGAGGCCGGGCAGGTGCGCGTTGCGCTGCGCGAACCGGTCGGCGTTGCGCCGGCTATCGGCGATCAGGCAACGCTTATGGCCGGTTGCGACAAGCGCTTCGAGACCTGCAAGGCGAGATTCGGCAATCATCTCAATTTCCGCGGATTTCCGCACATGCCCGGCGACGACCGGGCGCTTGGCTATCTGCGCCAGGACGATGTGTTCGACGGTGGACCGCTTGTCCCCTGA
- a CDS encoding NlpC/P60 family protein: MSPDPDATRSAILSAARRWIGTPYRHQGCRRGVGCDCLGLIAGIWGEVYGAIPAYDRTYSADWAESAGRGEPLLAACRARCAAMSLQTMRPGDLLVFRFTPLVAAKHLAILTGAQTMIHARERHAVCETALTAWWRRRIAGVFAFPPIDGNQ, encoded by the coding sequence TTGTCCCCTGACCCCGACGCGACACGCTCGGCGATCCTGTCGGCGGCCCGCCGCTGGATCGGCACCCCCTATCGGCACCAGGGCTGCCGGCGCGGCGTCGGCTGCGACTGTCTCGGCCTGATCGCCGGCATCTGGGGCGAGGTCTATGGCGCGATTCCCGCCTACGACCGCACCTATTCGGCCGACTGGGCCGAAAGCGCCGGCCGGGGCGAACCGCTGCTCGCCGCCTGCCGGGCCCGCTGCGCAGCGATGTCCCTGCAGACGATGCGGCCGGGCGATCTTCTGGTCTTCCGGTTCACGCCGCTCGTCGCCGCCAAGCATCTGGCGATCCTGACCGGCGCGCAAACCATGATCCACGCACGCGAACGCCATGCCGTCTGCGAGACCGCGCTGACGGCGTGGTGGCGCCGGCGCATTGCCGGCGTCTTCGCCTTTCCCCCGATCGACGGAAACCAATAG